In a single window of the Raphanus sativus cultivar WK10039 chromosome 9, ASM80110v3, whole genome shotgun sequence genome:
- the LOC108828218 gene encoding LOW QUALITY PROTEIN: probable serine/threonine-protein kinase PBL7 (The sequence of the model RefSeq protein was modified relative to this genomic sequence to represent the inferred CDS: deleted 1 base in 1 codon) gives MGWIPCSGKSSKRRRKIDEKLDRTCSVSTSEKSSASESKSKGSDNIVAQTFTFSELATATRNFRKECLIGEGGFSRVYKGYLAGTSQRAAIKQLDHNGLQGNGEFLVEVLMLSSLHHPNLVNLIGYCADGDQRLLVYEYMPLGSLEDRLHDISPGKQPLDWNTRMKIAAGAAKGLEYLHDKTMPPVIHRGLKCSNILLGDDYYPKLSDFGLGKLGLVGHKLELSRLYGYCAPEYAMTGQLTLKSDVYSFGVVLLEIITGRKAIDNSRSTGKYTLVAWARPLFKDRRKFCQMADPVIQGRYPPGGLRQALAGAAMCVQEQPNLRPVIADVVTALNYLASQKFDPMAQPVQSSLFAPSPPRSERV, from the exons ATGGGTTGGATCCCGTGTTCTGGGAAGAGTTCAAAGAGAAGGAGGAAGATTGACGAAAAGCTC GACAGAACTTGCTCTGTCTCTACTTCAG AGAAATCGTCGGCGAGTGAATCCAAAAGCAAAGGGTCTGATAATATTGTGGCACAAACGTTTACGTTTTCTGAGCTAGCTACTGCCACCAGAAACTTCAGGAAAGAATGCCTTATAGGAGAAGGAGGATTTAGTAGAGTTTATAAAGGATACTTAGCAGGCACTAGCCAG AGAGCGGCTATCAAGCAGCTTGATCATAATGGTTTACAAGGAAACGGGGAGTTCCTCGTTGAGGTTCTCATGTTGAGTAGTCTTCATCACCCAAATCTTGTTAACCTAATTGGTTATTGTGCTGATGGAGACCAAAGGCTTCTCGTCTATGAGTACATGCCTCTAGGGTCACTGGAAGATCGTTTGCACG aCATATCACCTGGTAAACAGCCTCTTGACTGGAACACCAGGATGAAAATAGCTGCAGGTGCTGCAAAAGGCTTGGAGTATCTGCACGACAAAACCATGCCTCCGGTGATCCACCGGGGTTTGAAATGCTCCAATATTTTGCTCGGAGATGACTACTATCCCAAGCTATCTGACTTTGGTTTGGGTAAACTTGGCCTGGTGGGTCACAAGCTTGAACTCAGTCGTTTATACGGATACTGCGCTCCAGAGTATGCAATGACAGGCCAGTTAACACTCAAATCAGACGTTTATAGCTTCGGTGTGGTTCTTTTGGAGATTATAACTGGTAGGAAAGCCATCGACAATTCAAGATCTACTGGAAAGTATACTCTGGTCGCATGG GCGAGGCCTTTATTTAAAGACAGGAGAAAATTCTGTCAAATGGCAGATCCAGTGATTCAAGGTAGATACCCTCCAGGAGGATTGCGCCAAGCACTCGCTGGAGCAGCAATGTGTGTGCAAGAGCAACCAAACCTAAGACCTGTCATTGCTGATGTTGTCACTGCACTCAATTACCTCGCCTCCCAGAAGTTTGATCCTATGGCTCAGCCCGTCCAAAGCTCCCTTTTCGCTCCGAGTCCACCTAGATCAGAGAGGGtctga